Proteins encoded in a region of the Benincasa hispida cultivar B227 chromosome 2, ASM972705v1, whole genome shotgun sequence genome:
- the LOC120072140 gene encoding extensin-like, with amino-acid sequence MVIPPPPPHIRPQSDFGSPQMVISSPPQHIHLELDVGGPQMVIPSPPPHVHPQSDVGGPQMVIPPPPPHVCLQSDVGGPQMVILPPPPHVRPEFDVGGPQMVIPSPSSHVRPHSDIGGPQMVIPPPPPHILPQSDVGGPQMVIPPPPPHVRPKSDVGGPQMVIPTPLPHARPELDIGSSQMVIPPPSSHVRLQSDIGGPQMVIPPPPSHVRPQSDVGGPQMVIPPPPPHVHPQSDVGGPQIIIPSPPLHVRPHSDVSVPQMVIPPPPPHVHPHSDVGGPQMVIPPPPPHVHPQSDVGGPQMVIPPPPPHFHQQTDAGGPQMAIPLPSPHVRPQSDVGGPQMVIPPPPPHIRPQSDVGGPQMVIPPPPPPHISLTN; translated from the coding sequence ATGGTTATCCCACCTCCTCCACCACACATTCGTCCACAATCTGATTTTGGCAGCCCTCAAATGGTCATTTCATCCCCTCCACAACACATTCATCTTGAATTGGATGTTGGCGGCCCTCAGATGGTGATTCCATCACCTCCTCCACACGTACATCCTCAATCAGATGTAGGTGGTCCTCAAATGGTCATCCCACCTCCTCCTCCACATGTTTGTCTACAATCTGATGTCGGCGGCCCTCAAATGGTCATCCTACCTCCTCCGCCGCATGTTCGTCCAGAGTTTGATGTTGGCGGCCCCCAAATGGTCATCCCATCTCCTTCGTCGCACGTTCGTCCACATTCAGACATCGGTGGCCCTCAAATGGTCATCCCACCTCCTCCGCCGCACATTCTTCCCCAATCAGACGTTGGCGGCCCTCAAATGGTCATTCCACCACCTCCACCGCATGTTCGTCCAAAATCAGATGTCGGTGGCCCCCAAATGGTCATCCCAACTCCTCTGCCACACGCTCGTCCTGAATTAGATATTGGCAGTTCTCAGATGGTCATCCCACCTCCTTCGTCGCATGTTCGCCTACAGTCAGACATCGGTGGTCCTCAAATGGTCATCCCACCTCCTCCTTCGCATGTTCGCCCACAATCAGATGTTGGTGGCCCTCAAATGGTCATCCCACCTCCTCCACCACATGTTCATCCACAGTCTGATGTCGGCGGGCCCCAAATAATCATCCCATCTCCTCCGTTGCATGTTCGCCCACATTCAGATGTTAGTGTCCCCCAAATGGTTATCCCACCACCTCCGCCGCATGTTCACCCACATTCAGATGTTGGTGGACCTCAAATGGTCATTCCACCACCTCCACCGCATGTTCATCCACAGTCAGACGTTGGCGGTCCCCAAATGGTCATCCCACCTCCTCCACCGCACTTTCATCAACAAACAGATGCTGGTGGTCCTCAGATGGCCATCCCACTACCATCACCTCATGTTCGTCCTCAATCAGATGTTGGCGGCCCTCAAATGGTCATTCCACCACCTCCACCGCACATTCGTCCCCAATCGGATGTCGGTGGCCCCCAAATGGTTATTCCACCACCTCCTCCTCCACACATTTCACTCACAAACTAA
- the LOC120072141 gene encoding leucine-rich repeat extensin-like protein 3, which yields MVIPPPPPHVRPQSDIGGPQMVIPPPPPHTRPELDVSSSQMVIPPPPVHVRPQSDISVLLYVGPQSDFGGLQVVIPPPPPYIRQQSDFGGPQMVISPPPPHTHLESDVGGPQMMIPPPLPHVDPQSDVGGPQMVIPPPPPHVHPQSDAGGPQMVIPPPLPHVRPQSDVGGPQMVIPSPPLHIPPLSDIGGPQMVIPPPLPYIRPQSDIGGPQMVIPPSPPHIHLQSDVGGPQMVIPPPLPYIRPQSDIGGPQMVIPPSPPHIHLQLDVGGPQMVIPPPPSHVRPQSDVGGPQMVIPPYSPHVRPQLYVGSPQMGIPSPPLHVRPHSDVSGLQMVIPPPPPCVHTHSDVGGPQMVIPPPPPHVQPQSDIGGPQMVIPPPPLHVHPQTDVGGPQMAIPLPLPHARPQSDVGGPQMVIPPPPPHIHPQSDVGGPQMVILPPPSHVRPQSDVGGPQMVIPPPPPHISLTN from the exons ATGGTCATTCCACCACCTCCACCGCACGTTCGTCCACAATCAGACATCGGGGGCCCTCAAATGGTCATCCCACCACCTCCACCACACACTCGTCCTGAATTAGATGTTAGCAGTTCTCAGATGGTCATCCCACCTCCTCCGGTGCATGTTCGTCCACAGTCAGATATCAGTG TATTGCTATATGTTGGTCCACAATCTGACTTTGGCGGCCTACAAGTGGTTATTCCACCTCCTCCACCGTACATTCGTCAACAATCTGATTTTGGTGGCCCTCAAATGGTCATTTCACCCCCTCCACCACACACTCATCTTGAATCGGACGTTGGCGGCCCTCAAATGATGATCCCACCACCTCTGCCACACGTAGATCCTCAATCAGATGTAGGTGGTCCTCAAATGGTCATCCCACCTCCTCCACCACATGTTCATCCACAATCTGATGCCGGTGGCCCTCAAATGGTCATCCCACCTCCTCTGCCACATGTTCGTCCACAGTCTGATGTCGGCGGCCCTCAAATGGTCATCCCATCTCCTCCGCTGCACATTCCTCCACTTTCAGACATCGGTGGCCCTCAAATGGTCATCCCACCTCCTCTTCCATACATTCGTCCACAATCAGACATTGGCGGCCCTCAAATGGTCATCCCACCATCTCCACCGCACATTCATCTACAATCAGATGTCGGCGGCCCTCAAATGGTCATCCCACCTCCTCTTCCATACATTCGTCCACAATCAGACATTGGCGGCCCTCAAATGGTCATCCCACCATCTCCACCACACATTCATCTACAATTAGACGTCGGTGGCCCTCAAATGGTCATCCCACCACCTCCATCGCACGTTCGTCCACAATCAGACGTCGGGGGCCCCCAAATGGTCATCCCACCATATTCGCCGCACGTTCGTCCACAATTATATGTTGGCAGTCCCCAAATGGGCATCCCATCTCCTCCGCTGCATGTTCGCCCACATTCAGATGTCAGTGGCCTCCAAATGGTCATCCCACCCCCTCCACCGTGTGTTCACACACATTCAGATGTTGGTGGGCCTCAAATGGTCATTCCACCACCTCCACCGCATGTTCAACCACAGTCGGACATTGGTGGTCCCCAAATGGTCATCCCACCTCCTCCGCTGCACGTTCATCCACAAACAGATGTTGGTGGTCCTCAGATGGCCATCCCACTACCACTACCTCACGCTCGTCCTCAATCGGATGTTGGCGGCCCTCAGATGGTCATTCCACCACCTCCACCACATATTCATCCCCAATCGGATGTTGGTGGCCCTCAAATGGTCATCCTGCCACCTCCTTCGCATGTTCGCCCTCAATCGGATGTCGGTGGCCCCCAAATGGTTATTCCACCACCTCCTCCACACATTTCACTCACAAACTAA